Proteins from a single region of Apium graveolens cultivar Ventura chromosome 7, ASM990537v1, whole genome shotgun sequence:
- the LOC141675197 gene encoding ER lumen protein-retaining receptor A, whose product MNIFRFAGDMTHLISILVLLLKIYATKSCAGISLKTQELYALVFVTRYFDLFTDFISLYNSVMKVVFIGTTMAIVWCMRRHRIVKRSYDQALDTFRHLFLVLGCLVLALVVHDKFTFQEVFWAFSIYLEAVAILPQLVLLQRSGNVDNLTVQYVFFLGAYRALYILNWIYRYLTEEHFRLWISCISGLVQTALYADFFYYYYISWKNNAKLQLPA is encoded by the exons ATGAATATCTTCCGATTCGCCGGCGACATGACTCATCTCATCAGTATTCTCGTTCTTCTCCTCAAAATCTACGCCACCAAATCATGCGCAG ggatttcattgaagACGCAGGAGTTGTACGCTTTGGTGTTCGTGACGCGGTACTTCGATTTGTTCACGGATTTCATTTCACTGTATAACTCTGTAATGAAAGTGGTGTTTATTGGAACTACAATGGCCATTGTTTGGTGCATGCGGCGGCATCGAATTGTTAAGCGGTCCTATGATCAAGCACTAGACACGTTTCGCCATCTCTTTTTGGTGTTGGGGTGCTTGGTGTTGGCATTAGTTGTTCATGACAAATTCACTTTTCAGGAG GTTTTTTGGGCGTTTTCTATCTATTTGGAGGCTGTGGCTATCCTCCCGCAGCTTGTTCTTCTGCAAAGAAGTGGAAATGTGGACAACTTGACTGTGCAATATGTCTTCTTTCTTGG GGCCTATCGAGCATTGTACATTCTAAACTGGATTTACCGTTATCTTACCGAGGAACATTTCAGGCTTTGGATAT CTTGCATCTCCGGTCTTGTCCAAACTGCATTATATGCTGATTTCTTCTACTATTACTATATCAG CTGGAAAAACAATGCCAAGCTTCAACTGCCAGCTTAA